Proteins from one Malania oleifera isolate guangnan ecotype guangnan chromosome 4, ASM2987363v1, whole genome shotgun sequence genomic window:
- the LOC131154177 gene encoding putative pectinesterase/pectinesterase inhibitor 22 yields MAFANVLWMIFLKMILLPSLSHAVSTSTAAYHDQTLQAMVMQACTNVPNQSSCLLNLQAEVEKTGTRQNPSSMLSAALKTTLNEAKLAMQIISNFDSLSISYREQNAIEDCKELLDFSISEIAWSLGEMRKIRAGSGTEHSEGNLKAWLSAALSNQDTCLEGFEGTDHRLENFIKGSLMQVTQLVGNVLAMYSGMHSLPFRPSQRNSTMKGHKGEGFPKWLTKGDQELLHGSLNQRHADTIVAADGSGRHRTITEAIMEAPSYSNRRYIIYVKKGVYAENIDLKKKKTNIMLVGDGIGQTVVTGSRNFMQGWTTFRTPTVAVSGKGFIARDMTFRNTAGPRNFQAVALRVDSDQSAFFRCSMESYQDTLYSHSLRQFFRECTISGTIDFIFGNGAAVLQNCNILTRQPLPHQKVTITAQGRKNPHQSTGFSIQDSRIYATQPTFLGRPWKQFSRTVFMNTYMSRLVQPRGWLEWYGNFALGSLYYGEYKNFGPGASLSGRVKWPGYHVIQDPADARFFTVGQFIDGMSWLPSTGIRFSAGLSD; encoded by the exons ATGGCATTTGCCAATGTCCTTTGGATGATCTTTCTCAAGATGATTCTCCTTCCTTCTCTATCACATGCAGTATCAACCTCCACCGCCGCCTATCATGACCAAACCTTGCAAGCCATGGTCATGCAAGCTTGCACCAATGTGCCAAACCAAAGCTCATGCCTCTTGAACCTCCAAGCCGAGGTTGAAAAAACCGGTACTCGCCAAAACCCTAGTTCAATGCTAAGTGCTGCACTAAAAACCACCCTCAATGAAGCCAAGCTTGCCATGCAAATAATCTCAAACTTTGACTCTTTGTCCATCAGCTACCGCGAACAAAACGCTATCGAGGATTGCAAGGAACTCCTTGATTTTTCAATCTCGGAGATAGCTTGGTCTTTGGGGGAGATGAGAAAGATAAGGGCTGGTTCGGGTACTGAACACTCTGAAGGAAACCTAAAAGCTTGGTTAAGTGCTGCCTTGAGCAACCAAGACACATGTTTGGAAGGATTCGAGGGCACCGACCACCGGCTCGAGAACTTTATCAAGGGAAGCCTAATGCAAGTCACTCAACTTGTAGGCAATGTTTTGGCCATGTACAGTGGGATGCATAGTTTGCCATTTAGGCCATCTCAAAGAAATAGTACTATGAAAGGTCACAAGGGGGAAGGTTTTCCAAAATGGTTGACCAAAGGTGATCAAGAGCTTCTTCATGGTAGCCTGAATCAAAGGCACGCAGACACGATTGTGGCGGCGGATGGAAGTGGGAGGCATCGGACGATCACAGAGGCGATAATGGAAGCTCCAAGCTATAGCAATAGGAGGTATATTATATATGTGAAGAAGGGAGTTTATGCAGAGAACATTgacttgaagaagaagaagaccaatATAATGCTTGTTGGAGATGGAATTGGGCAAACTGTGGTTACTGGTAGTCGGAATTTCATGCAAGGATGGACTACATTTCGAACCCCCACTGTTG CGGTTTCCGGCAAGGGATTCATCGCAAGAGACATGACTTTCCGCAACACCGCTGGACCCCGGAATTTCCAGGCGGTGGCGCTGCGGGTGGACTCCGACCAGTCGGCCTTCTTCAGGTGCAGCATGGAAAGCTACCAAGACACCCTCTACTCCCACTCCCTCCGCCAGTTCTTCCGCGAGTGCACCATCTCCGGCACTATCGACTTCATCTTCGGCAACGGCGCCGCCGTCCTCCAGAACTGCAACATCCTCACGCGGCAGCCCCTGCCGCACCAGAAGGTGACCATCACCGCCCAAGGCCGGAAAAACCCCCACCAGAGCACCGGCTTCTCCATCCAGGACAGCCGGATCTACGCCACCCAGCCCACCTTCCTGGGCCGGCCGTGGAAGCAGTTCTCCCGGACCGTCTTCATGAACACCTACATGAGCCGGCTGGTCCAGCCCAGAGGGTGGCTCGAGTGGTACGGGAATTTTGCTTTGGGCTCGTTGTATTATGGTGAATACAAAAATTTTGGGCCCGGGGCGTCGCTTTCAGGTCGGGTCAAGTGGCCCGGTTACCACGTCATCCAGGATCCGGCAGATGCCCGTTTCTTCACCGTTGGACAGTTCATCGACGGGATGTCGTGGCTCCCGTCGACCGGGATCAGGTTCTCGGCGGGCTTGAGCGATTGA